One Egibacteraceae bacterium genomic window, ATAGGCAGGGCCGAGTAGGCGACGAGGGCGACGATCGCCGGCTGGGTGCCGAAGCCGATCACCAGCCCGACCAGCACCATGACGCCGAGGGATGGGGTGGCCTGCGCGATGTTGGCCATGCCGACGATCGGGGTGACGAAGCGCCGCGCGAAGGGGCGTGTGAGCGCCACGCCGAGCGGCAGCATCAGCGCGAGCACGATCGCCGTGGAGATGCTGACCAGGTAGAGGTGGGTCTCGATCTGGCGGCGGATGACGGTCGGGTTGAGCCGACGCTGCTCGATGGAGTCCAGGCCGAGGGAGCTCATGTACAGGTACAGGGCGAACATCGCCGCACCCACGAGGAGGGGCGTGCCGAGGTAGCGCACGAGGCGGCGCCCCTCGCGCGAGACCGGCTCGGGTGCGTGCGAGGAGCCGGTGTCGACCGGCGCGTTGGCGGCCGTGCCCGACACTAGGTGCTCGTCCCCTGGTGCTCCGTGCCGACCCGCTTGGCCCGCTCGACCTCGGCCGCGGCCGAACGCATGGACTTGATCGCCTCGGTGATGGTCTCGATGGTGACCACCCCCTGGAACGCCCCGGTCTTGTCCACCACCACCGAGCAGCCCCCGTAGGAGGTGAGCATCTCGTTCAACGCGTCAGCCAGGGTGGCCTGCGGTTCCACGATCGCGCGCACGGGCGTACCGATCTGGTCGACCGGCAGGTTGGAGGCGGTGTCCTTGGCGTTGACCCACCGGGTCGGTTTGCGTTCGCCGTCGAGCAGCAGCACGAAGTTGCGGTCGTTGTCGTCGAGGGTTCGCCGTAGGTCGGCGTGTGTGGCCTCGGGCCCCCCGGTCGGGTAGTCCTC contains:
- a CDS encoding ABC transporter permease, whose protein sequence is MSGTAANAPVDTGSSHAPEPVSREGRRLVRYLGTPLLVGAAMFALYLYMSSLGLDSIEQRRLNPTVIRRQIETHLYLVSISTAIVLALMLPLGVALTRPFARRFVTPIVGMANIAQATPSLGVMVLVGLVIGFGTQPAIVALVAYSALPILRNTMVGLHQVDEFIIESGRGMGLTKAQVLFGIELPLAVPVMLAGVRTALIINTGTATLATFIGGRGLGGLINTGLSLGRPTTIAFTGAVIVAGLALMIDWLAGIAEDVLSPRGL